In one window of Bombus vancouverensis nearcticus chromosome 10, iyBomVanc1_principal, whole genome shotgun sequence DNA:
- the rk gene encoding G-protein coupled receptor rickets isoform X5: MSLSNNRIETLEEHVFQRVTNLLSLDLRGNPIKEIHGNTFRNLYKLRKLILSNLKELRIFPNLNGTKSLEVLRLDRAQVTSVPTSLCEQCPKLKSLDMKSNFLTEMPNLRNCSELRVLDLASNVIPSLPDEPFKGLNMLHDLLLSNNKLQVIPSDAFVGLSRLQVLDLESNYIEYIHPDAFKETKHLEDLNLGNNVFPALPTLGLSGLLHLKTFNNPALREFPAPERFPRVQTMVLSYAYHCCSFLSVEVEDPVTKSSVQESILFPTDNDFDMILWNSSFTDIWPQLNNMTDKFGSQINELWANFGSDFTYPGNLPSYVEDYFEEQNSRATQPARTLPSHVQCLPQPGPFLPCQDLFDWWTLRCGVWVVFLLAMLGNGTVAFVLIFSRSKMDVPRFLVCNLAAADLFMGIYLGLLAVVDASTLGEFRMYAIPWQTSAGCQLAGFLGVFSSELSVYTLAVITLERHYAITHAMHLNKRLSLKHAGYVMIAGWGFALSMASLPLVGVSDYRKFAICLPFETNGNAALVYVTFLMLINGVAFLILMGCYLKMYCAIRGSQAWNSNDSRIAKRMALLVFTDFVCWAPIAFFSLTATFGLQLVSLEHAKIFAVFVLPLNSCCNPFLYAILTKQFKKDCVLICKAIEESRVTRGIGRCRHSSNFSNRQTPVNTNSLVDRSSRENQAPCACNSRLLETSQCSGYRRWGTRILWPCARDTRPRHARSDQYAYQIAEIQQKQHKRASSVSSSENFSSSRSDSWRQTHHCGIPLRLLDPKRRASSWLITRKPSQESNLSSSRNDSSGSATTASTSTWRISRSSASLEINARNTPRPTRSKPRLTRQLAIQEPEPPGSPSRLAVRLLATIPSAAETSDQQDDDNTPQN; encoded by the exons AT GTCCCTGTCGAACAACCGGATCGAAACACTGGAGGAACACGTTTTTCAGCGTGTCACTAATCTATTGTCGCTCGATCTACGCGGAAATCCGATCAAGGAAATACACGGCAACACTTTCCGCAATCTATACAAGCTCCGTAAATT gATTCTTTCGAATCTGAAAGAATTACGGATATTCCCGAATCTAAATGGGACAAAATCGCTGGAGGTATTGAGGTTAGATCGAGCACAAGTGACGAGCGTTCCAACAAGTCTGTGCGAGCAGTGTCCAAAATTGAAAAGTCT CGACATGAAATCGAATTTTCTAACGGAGATGCCAAATTTACGAAATTGCAGCGAACTGAGGGTTCT GGATTTGGCCAGTAACGTGATTCCTTCATTGCCAGATGAGCCGTTTAAAGGTCTGAACATGTTACACGACCTGCTTCTGTCGAACAACAAGCTGCAAGTGATCCCAAGCGACGCGTTCGTCGGGTTGTCAAGGTTGCAGGTGTT GGATCTAGAGAGCAATTACATCGAATATATTCATCCCGATGCGTTTAAAGAGACGAAACATTTAGAGGATTT aaATCTCGGGAATAACGTATTTCCAGCACTGCCAACATTGGGACTGTCAGGTCTGTTACATCTTAAGACGTTCAACAACCCAGCATTAAGAGAATTCCCGGCTCCCGAAAGGTTTCCACGTGTGCAAACGATGGTACTGTCGTACGCTTATCACTGTTGCTCGTTCTTGTCGGTCGAAGTGGAGGATCCGGTGACCAAGTCCTCCGTTCAAGAGTCGATCCTGTTCCCAACTGACAACGATTTTGATATGATCCTCTGGAACTCGAGCTTTACCGATATCTGGCCACAGCTTA ATAACATGACCGACAAATTTGGCTCGCAAATAAATGAACTTTGGGCTAACTTTGGTTCAGATTTTACGTACCCTGGTAACCTGCCCTCATACGTTGAGGATTATTTTGAAGAGCAGAACAGCCGAGCTACCCAACCAGCTCGAACACTGCCTTCTCACGTACAGTGCCTACCTCAACCTG GTCCTTTTCTACCCTGCCAGGATCTCTTCGACTGGTGGACTCTACGTTGTGGTGTATGGGTAGTATTTCTGCTCGCCATGCTTGGGAATGGAACTGTAGCGTTCGTGTTAATATTCTCCAGGAGCAAGATGGATGTCCCACGATTTCTCGTTTGCAACCTTGCAGCAGCAGACCTTTTTATGGGCATTTATCTAG GTCTTTTGGCGGTGGTGGACGCTTCTACCTTAGGAGAATTCCGGATGTATGCCATACCATGGCAAACTTCCGCTGGATGCCAGTTAGCCGGCTTTCTAGGTGTTTTCAGTTCTGAGTTAAGCGTGTATACGTTAGCAGTTATTACTCTAGAAAGGCACTACGCCATAACACATGCCATGCACCTGAACAAGAGACTTTCTCTCAAACACGCTGGTTATGTAATGATTGCTGGCTGGGGTTTTGCTTTGTCGATGGCAAGTTTACCCCTAGTCGGTGTATCAGATTACAGAAAGTTCGCTATATGCTTACCATTCGAGACCAATGGAAACGCGGCGTTGGTGTACGTGACCTTTCTCATGCTGATCAATGGCGTTGCGTTTCTCATATTAATGGGATGCTATCTGAAGATGTATTGCGCGATCAGAGGCTCCCAAGCGTGGAACTCAAATGATTCTCGAATTGCTAAGCGGATGGCTCTGCTGGTGTTCACCGACTTCGTCTGCTGGGCCCCCATAGCGTTCTTCTCGCTGACTGCCACGTTTGGGTTGCAGCTGGTGTCACTCGAACATGCGAAAATATTCGCCGTGTTCGTACTGCCATTAAACTCCTGTTGTAACCCGTTTTTATACGCCATCTTGACCAAACAGTTCAAGAAAGATTGCGTACTTATTTGCAAGGCGATCGAGGAGTCCAGGGTGACCAGGGGGATCGGCAGATGCCGGCATAGCTCCAACTTCAGCAACAGGCAGACCCCTGTAAATACGAATAGCCTGGTAGATAGGTCGTCGCGAGAGAATCAGGCACCGTGCGCCTGTAATTCAAGATTACTTGAAACTAGCCAGTGTTCTGGTTATCGACGATGGGGCACCAGGATACTGTGGCCATGTGCCAGGGACACCAGGCCTAGACACGCACGTAGCGACCAGTACGCTTATCAAATCGCGGAGATCCAACAGAAGCAACATAAACGAGCCTCGTCGGTGTCCTCCAGTGAAAATTTCTCTTCGTCTAGATCGGATTCCTGGAGACAAACTCATCATTGCGGTATTCCATTGAGGTTATTGGATCCTAAACGAAGAGCTTCTTCGTGGTTGATCACCAGGAAACCGTCGCAAGAATCGAACCTCAGTTCCTCCAGGAACGATTCCTCCGGTTCTGCTACTACTGCCAGCACCAGCACCTGGAGAATTTCAAGGTCTAGTGCATCTTTAGAGATTAATGCGAGGAACACGCCTAGGCCAACTAGGTCAAAGCCACGACTTACCCGTCAGCTGGCCATCCAGGAGCCTGAACCACCCGGATCACCAAGCAGATTAGCCGTCAGGCTCCTCGCAACCATACCCTCCGCGGCAGAAACCAGTGACCAGCAAGATGACGACAATACGCCGCAAAATTGA
- the rk gene encoding G-protein coupled receptor rickets isoform X3, with amino-acid sequence MCTQSSRGITTAAVILAMFLCRICSAEEQPGSSSGPGLLESCNVTADGREFSCRGAGFLSILEPLDVTVLPSTVNLTKLDLTSNNITDIPARAFHRIFNLEVLLLRRNHLHTIADDAFTNLTSLRVLSLSNNRIETLEEHVFQRVTNLLSLDLRGNPIKEIHGNTFRNLYKLRKLILSNLKELRIFPNLNGTKSLEVLRLDRAQVTSVPTSLCEQCPKLKSLDMKSNFLTEMPNLRNCSELRVLDLASNVIPSLPDEPFKGLNMLHDLLLSNNKLQVIPSDAFVGLSRLQVLDLESNYIEYIHPDAFKETKHLEDLNLGNNVFPALPTLGLSGLLHLKTFNNPALREFPAPERFPRVQTMVLSYAYHCCSFLSVEVEDPVTKSSVQESILFPTDNDFDMILWNSSFTDIWPQLNNMTDKFGSQINELWANFGSDFTYPGNLPSYVEDYFEEQNSRATQPARTLPSHVQCLPQPGPFLPCQDLFDWWTLRCGVWVVFLLAMLGNGTVAFVLIFSRSKMDVPRFLVCNLAAADLFMGIYLGLLAVVDASTLGEFRMYAIPWQTSAGCQLAGFLGVFSSELSVYTLAVITLERHYAITHAMHLNKRLSLKHAGYVMIAGWGFALSMASLPLVGVSDYRKFAICLPFETNGNAALVYVTFLMLINGVAFLILMGCYLKMYCAIRGSQAWNSNDSRIAKRMALLVFTDFVCWAPIAFFSLTATFGLQLVSLEHAKIFAVFVLPLNSCCNPFLYAILTKQFKKDCVLICKAIEESRVTRGIGRCRHSSNFSNRQTPVNTNSLVDRSSRENQAPCACNSRLLETSQCSGYRRWGTRILWPCARDTRPRHARSDQYAYQIAEIQQKQHKRASSVSSSENFSSSRSDSWRQTHHCGIPLRLLDPKRRASSWLITRKPSQESNLSSSRNDSSGSATTASTSTWRISRSSASLEINARNTPRPTRSKPRLTRQLAIQEPEPPGSPSRLAVRLLATIPSAAETSDQQDDDNTPQN; translated from the exons AGACCTAACGAGCAACAACATAACAGACATTCCAGCCCGTGCCTTCCATCGAATTTTCAATCTTGAAGTGTT ATTACTTCGACGAAATCATTTGCACACGATCGCCGACGATGCATTTACGAACTTAACGAGCCTTCGAGTATT GTCCCTGTCGAACAACCGGATCGAAACACTGGAGGAACACGTTTTTCAGCGTGTCACTAATCTATTGTCGCTCGATCTACGCGGAAATCCGATCAAGGAAATACACGGCAACACTTTCCGCAATCTATACAAGCTCCGTAAATT gATTCTTTCGAATCTGAAAGAATTACGGATATTCCCGAATCTAAATGGGACAAAATCGCTGGAGGTATTGAGGTTAGATCGAGCACAAGTGACGAGCGTTCCAACAAGTCTGTGCGAGCAGTGTCCAAAATTGAAAAGTCT CGACATGAAATCGAATTTTCTAACGGAGATGCCAAATTTACGAAATTGCAGCGAACTGAGGGTTCT GGATTTGGCCAGTAACGTGATTCCTTCATTGCCAGATGAGCCGTTTAAAGGTCTGAACATGTTACACGACCTGCTTCTGTCGAACAACAAGCTGCAAGTGATCCCAAGCGACGCGTTCGTCGGGTTGTCAAGGTTGCAGGTGTT GGATCTAGAGAGCAATTACATCGAATATATTCATCCCGATGCGTTTAAAGAGACGAAACATTTAGAGGATTT aaATCTCGGGAATAACGTATTTCCAGCACTGCCAACATTGGGACTGTCAGGTCTGTTACATCTTAAGACGTTCAACAACCCAGCATTAAGAGAATTCCCGGCTCCCGAAAGGTTTCCACGTGTGCAAACGATGGTACTGTCGTACGCTTATCACTGTTGCTCGTTCTTGTCGGTCGAAGTGGAGGATCCGGTGACCAAGTCCTCCGTTCAAGAGTCGATCCTGTTCCCAACTGACAACGATTTTGATATGATCCTCTGGAACTCGAGCTTTACCGATATCTGGCCACAGCTTA ATAACATGACCGACAAATTTGGCTCGCAAATAAATGAACTTTGGGCTAACTTTGGTTCAGATTTTACGTACCCTGGTAACCTGCCCTCATACGTTGAGGATTATTTTGAAGAGCAGAACAGCCGAGCTACCCAACCAGCTCGAACACTGCCTTCTCACGTACAGTGCCTACCTCAACCTG GTCCTTTTCTACCCTGCCAGGATCTCTTCGACTGGTGGACTCTACGTTGTGGTGTATGGGTAGTATTTCTGCTCGCCATGCTTGGGAATGGAACTGTAGCGTTCGTGTTAATATTCTCCAGGAGCAAGATGGATGTCCCACGATTTCTCGTTTGCAACCTTGCAGCAGCAGACCTTTTTATGGGCATTTATCTAG GTCTTTTGGCGGTGGTGGACGCTTCTACCTTAGGAGAATTCCGGATGTATGCCATACCATGGCAAACTTCCGCTGGATGCCAGTTAGCCGGCTTTCTAGGTGTTTTCAGTTCTGAGTTAAGCGTGTATACGTTAGCAGTTATTACTCTAGAAAGGCACTACGCCATAACACATGCCATGCACCTGAACAAGAGACTTTCTCTCAAACACGCTGGTTATGTAATGATTGCTGGCTGGGGTTTTGCTTTGTCGATGGCAAGTTTACCCCTAGTCGGTGTATCAGATTACAGAAAGTTCGCTATATGCTTACCATTCGAGACCAATGGAAACGCGGCGTTGGTGTACGTGACCTTTCTCATGCTGATCAATGGCGTTGCGTTTCTCATATTAATGGGATGCTATCTGAAGATGTATTGCGCGATCAGAGGCTCCCAAGCGTGGAACTCAAATGATTCTCGAATTGCTAAGCGGATGGCTCTGCTGGTGTTCACCGACTTCGTCTGCTGGGCCCCCATAGCGTTCTTCTCGCTGACTGCCACGTTTGGGTTGCAGCTGGTGTCACTCGAACATGCGAAAATATTCGCCGTGTTCGTACTGCCATTAAACTCCTGTTGTAACCCGTTTTTATACGCCATCTTGACCAAACAGTTCAAGAAAGATTGCGTACTTATTTGCAAGGCGATCGAGGAGTCCAGGGTGACCAGGGGGATCGGCAGATGCCGGCATAGCTCCAACTTCAGCAACAGGCAGACCCCTGTAAATACGAATAGCCTGGTAGATAGGTCGTCGCGAGAGAATCAGGCACCGTGCGCCTGTAATTCAAGATTACTTGAAACTAGCCAGTGTTCTGGTTATCGACGATGGGGCACCAGGATACTGTGGCCATGTGCCAGGGACACCAGGCCTAGACACGCACGTAGCGACCAGTACGCTTATCAAATCGCGGAGATCCAACAGAAGCAACATAAACGAGCCTCGTCGGTGTCCTCCAGTGAAAATTTCTCTTCGTCTAGATCGGATTCCTGGAGACAAACTCATCATTGCGGTATTCCATTGAGGTTATTGGATCCTAAACGAAGAGCTTCTTCGTGGTTGATCACCAGGAAACCGTCGCAAGAATCGAACCTCAGTTCCTCCAGGAACGATTCCTCCGGTTCTGCTACTACTGCCAGCACCAGCACCTGGAGAATTTCAAGGTCTAGTGCATCTTTAGAGATTAATGCGAGGAACACGCCTAGGCCAACTAGGTCAAAGCCACGACTTACCCGTCAGCTGGCCATCCAGGAGCCTGAACCACCCGGATCACCAAGCAGATTAGCCGTCAGGCTCCTCGCAACCATACCCTCCGCGGCAGAAACCAGTGACCAGCAAGATGACGACAATACGCCGCAAAATTGA